In Prosthecobacter dejongeii, a genomic segment contains:
- the pyrF gene encoding orotidine-5'-phosphate decarboxylase — protein sequence MTFREKLEKRIAATGSNLCVGLDVRMDQADEATKRFIIKVIEETAPHAAAFKPNSAYYEAMGWKGMRILSQVLKEIPKEIPVIFDVKRGDIGETQGYYAQSAYDSYGVDAVTLNAYMGKDTLEPFLKYADKGIYLLGVTSNPGAVDVELQPTGDRKVFELVADMTQVSREVGLVIGLTNAAQDVLQRTPDVPLLIPGLGAQGGDLSSLKGSGRKAPVLVNVSRGIMYHQEKRSGFATVAADWKLRIQEALA from the coding sequence ATGACCTTCAGAGAGAAACTGGAAAAACGAATCGCTGCCACGGGATCAAATCTTTGCGTAGGCCTAGACGTGCGCATGGATCAGGCTGATGAGGCCACCAAGCGGTTCATTATCAAGGTAATTGAGGAGACTGCCCCCCACGCGGCAGCCTTCAAGCCGAACTCTGCTTACTACGAAGCGATGGGGTGGAAGGGTATGAGGATTCTTTCCCAGGTCCTCAAAGAGATCCCCAAAGAGATCCCAGTCATTTTCGACGTGAAGCGTGGGGATATTGGGGAGACGCAAGGTTACTACGCTCAGTCTGCTTATGATTCCTACGGTGTAGATGCGGTGACGCTGAATGCTTACATGGGCAAAGACACCCTGGAGCCTTTTTTGAAGTATGCCGATAAGGGTATTTATCTCCTGGGAGTGACCTCAAACCCCGGCGCGGTGGATGTGGAACTGCAACCGACCGGTGATCGTAAAGTGTTTGAACTGGTGGCAGACATGACTCAAGTCAGCCGCGAAGTCGGTTTAGTTATCGGCCTCACCAACGCCGCTCAAGACGTTTTACAGCGCACTCCAGACGTACCGCTTTTGATCCCTGGTCTTGGTGCCCAGGGTGGCGATTTATCTTCCTTAAAAGGCAGTGGTCGCAAGGCCCCTGTGCTGGTGAATGTCTCCCGCGGCATCATGTACCACCAGGAAAAGCGCAGTGGTTTTGCCACAGTCGCAGCCGACTGGAAACTCCGCATCCAAGAAGCCCTGGCTTGA
- the purE gene encoding 5-(carboxyamino)imidazole ribonucleotide mutase: protein MSSPLVGIIMGSSSDWPTLENAARVLQDFGVPFEKKVVSAHRTPQLLYDYATTAQPRGLKCIIAGAGGAAHLPGMTASMTTIPVLGVPVQSKALSGVDSLYSIVQMPGGIPVATFAIGNAGALNAGLFAVSMLANEQPELAEKLKAFRDKQTAKVLESQAEIEKE, encoded by the coding sequence ATGAGTTCACCCCTTGTTGGTATCATCATGGGCTCCAGTTCAGACTGGCCCACTTTGGAAAATGCAGCCCGCGTGTTGCAGGACTTTGGCGTACCCTTTGAAAAAAAGGTGGTCAGCGCACATCGCACACCTCAGTTGCTTTATGATTACGCCACCACCGCACAACCGCGTGGCTTGAAATGCATCATCGCTGGGGCAGGTGGCGCTGCCCATTTGCCTGGCATGACCGCTAGCATGACCACGATCCCCGTTCTTGGTGTGCCGGTGCAGAGCAAAGCACTCAGTGGTGTGGACAGTCTGTACTCCATCGTGCAGATGCCCGGGGGGATTCCCGTAGCCACTTTTGCCATCGGCAATGCCGGAGCTCTGAATGCCGGACTTTTTGCGGTCTCCATGCTGGCCAACGAGCAACCAGAACTGGCTGAAAAACTCAAAGCCTTCCGGGATAAACAAACGGCCAAGGTACTCGAGAGCCAGGCTGAAATCGAAAAAGAGTAA
- a CDS encoding 5-(carboxyamino)imidazole ribonucleotide synthase: MSPSPLLPPSTIGILGGGQLGRMLALEARRNGYRVVIFTDEPKGCPAGQFADLEINAAYDDRAALDRFLAEVDVVTAEFENIPDACLQAVEAVKPLRPGRKAIYTTQHREREKLFLREQGIACAEFRIVETLAELEKAVGELGRPCVIKTAAFGYDGKGQAKVVAETDLAEAWKAFEGHHAVVEQWVPFLCEVSVVGARSVDGRMATHGVVENQHAHHILDVTLAPARVDASIVEQALELWEAVAEGLDYVGTMAVELFVTAEGRVLVNEIAPRPHNSGHYTIDACVTNQFQQQLRAICGLTLGDPSQHSPAVMVNLLGDVWPSELVHPDWSPVLNHPRAHLHLYGKASARPKRKMGHYTVLGDTLEEALDSVEQIRRSF, translated from the coding sequence ATGTCTCCTTCTCCTCTCCTCCCTCCTTCCACGATCGGCATCCTTGGCGGTGGTCAACTGGGCCGCATGCTAGCCCTGGAAGCCCGCCGCAATGGTTATCGTGTGGTGATTTTCACCGATGAACCGAAGGGCTGCCCTGCAGGCCAGTTTGCCGATCTCGAAATCAATGCCGCTTACGATGATCGTGCAGCGCTGGATCGTTTCTTGGCCGAGGTGGATGTGGTGACGGCCGAGTTCGAAAACATCCCCGATGCTTGTTTGCAAGCAGTAGAAGCCGTCAAACCCCTGCGTCCGGGGAGGAAAGCTATCTACACGACCCAACATCGGGAGCGGGAAAAGTTGTTCCTGCGCGAACAGGGGATTGCCTGCGCCGAATTTCGAATCGTTGAAACCCTGGCTGAATTAGAAAAAGCTGTGGGGGAACTGGGCCGTCCGTGTGTCATCAAAACAGCGGCTTTCGGCTACGATGGCAAAGGTCAGGCCAAGGTCGTGGCGGAGACGGATCTCGCGGAAGCGTGGAAGGCTTTTGAGGGTCATCATGCCGTGGTAGAGCAGTGGGTGCCATTTTTGTGTGAGGTCTCGGTGGTCGGCGCTCGCAGTGTGGATGGCCGCATGGCCACTCATGGAGTAGTGGAAAACCAGCATGCTCATCACATCCTTGATGTCACTCTAGCCCCGGCCCGTGTAGATGCCAGTATCGTCGAGCAGGCTTTGGAACTCTGGGAAGCGGTGGCCGAGGGTTTGGATTATGTCGGCACAATGGCGGTGGAGCTTTTTGTCACCGCTGAAGGGCGGGTCTTGGTGAATGAAATCGCCCCGCGCCCACACAACAGCGGCCATTACACGATTGATGCCTGTGTGACCAATCAGTTCCAGCAGCAGTTGCGTGCGATCTGCGGTCTTACATTGGGAGATCCTTCGCAGCACAGCCCTGCCGTGATGGTTAATCTCCTGGGCGATGTCTGGCCTTCAGAACTCGTGCATCCAGATTGGTCCCCAGTGCTGAATCATCCTCGTGCCCACCTGCATCTGTACGGCAAGGCGAGTGCCCGGCCAAAACGCAAGATGGGTCATTATACCGTGCTAGGCGATACGTTGGAAGAAGCACTGGATTCTGTGGAACAGATCCGTCGGTCATTCTAA
- the hisF gene encoding imidazole glycerol phosphate synthase subunit HisF, which produces MLTKRIIPCLDVKEGRVVKGTKFLQLRDAGDPVECAKVYNAQGADELVFLDISATNEKRKTMVDVVARTAESCFMPLTVGGGIRTVADMREMLLAGADKVGINSSAVSTPQVIDEAAEAFGCQCLVVAIDAKRNERGSWSVYTHGGSRLTELDAVEWAAEVCRRGAGEILLTSMDSDGTKAGYDIALTRAVSEAVSIPVIASGGAGNMQHMADVLSRGKADAVLAASIFHFGEYTVGDVKEYLGLQGVPMRRL; this is translated from the coding sequence ATGCTCACCAAGCGCATCATTCCCTGTCTCGACGTCAAAGAAGGCCGTGTGGTCAAAGGCACAAAATTCCTACAACTCAGAGATGCAGGCGATCCGGTGGAATGCGCCAAAGTGTACAACGCACAAGGAGCGGATGAACTGGTGTTTCTAGACATCAGCGCTACCAATGAAAAGCGCAAGACCATGGTAGATGTGGTGGCCCGCACGGCAGAGTCCTGCTTCATGCCACTAACAGTTGGGGGCGGGATCCGTACCGTGGCGGACATGCGTGAAATGCTGCTCGCTGGGGCGGATAAAGTGGGCATCAACTCCTCTGCGGTCTCCACTCCCCAAGTCATTGACGAGGCCGCTGAGGCCTTCGGCTGCCAGTGTCTGGTGGTGGCGATCGACGCCAAGCGCAACGAGCGCGGCTCATGGAGTGTTTACACGCATGGCGGGAGTCGTTTAACTGAACTTGATGCCGTAGAGTGGGCGGCTGAAGTCTGCCGGCGTGGCGCAGGCGAAATCTTGCTCACCAGCATGGATTCAGATGGCACCAAGGCTGGGTATGACATCGCTCTGACACGGGCTGTCAGTGAAGCTGTGAGCATTCCTGTCATCGCCAGCGGCGGTGCTGGAAATATGCAGCACATGGCGGATGTCCTCAGCCGGGGCAAAGCAGATGCAGTTCTGGCCGCCAGTATCTTTCACTTCGGCGAATACACTGTGGGTGACGTGAAAGAGTACCTGGGCCTCCAAGGTGTGCCTATGCGGAGGCTTTAA
- the xerA gene encoding site-specific tyrosine recombinase/integron integrase has translation MPSLHAPDVLCEAFFQFMEVERRSSPRTLENYAHALKTFREKQKKFTSWEALTADDFRRYLFDQMKREMSRATIRLHFSALRSFFKWLTRRQGWKTNPLLDVQLPKQEKKLPVVLTVTQVTEMLDLPMKTEKERTAPAWAQERDAAILELFYSTGMRLSELAGLNVEDVDSYSDTVRVFGKGSKERLLPIGTPAMEAIQRYRVKAGVHSGPLFLSKLRKRITNQAIGDVVEKYWKKSGLPVHITPHKLRHSFATHLLNNGADLRSVQELLGHASLSTTQIYTHVSTQRMKEVYDASHPRA, from the coding sequence ATGCCTTCACTGCACGCGCCTGATGTCCTTTGCGAGGCTTTCTTCCAGTTCATGGAAGTAGAGAGGAGGTCCTCTCCCCGCACTTTGGAAAACTACGCACACGCCCTAAAGACGTTTCGGGAAAAGCAGAAAAAATTTACGAGTTGGGAGGCACTCACGGCGGATGACTTTCGCCGCTATTTATTTGATCAAATGAAGCGTGAGATGAGCCGAGCCACCATTCGCCTGCATTTCTCCGCGCTGCGTTCTTTCTTCAAGTGGCTGACTCGCCGCCAGGGCTGGAAGACGAATCCTTTGCTGGATGTGCAGCTGCCCAAGCAAGAAAAAAAGCTGCCTGTGGTACTCACCGTGACGCAGGTCACTGAGATGCTGGATCTGCCGATGAAAACAGAGAAAGAGCGCACCGCCCCAGCCTGGGCTCAGGAGCGAGATGCGGCCATCCTCGAGCTCTTTTACAGCACCGGCATGCGTCTCAGTGAATTGGCTGGATTGAATGTCGAGGATGTGGACTCCTACAGCGATACGGTGCGCGTTTTTGGCAAAGGCAGTAAGGAACGGCTTTTACCCATCGGCACACCTGCGATGGAGGCGATTCAACGATACCGAGTGAAGGCTGGTGTGCACAGCGGGCCGCTTTTTCTCAGCAAGCTTCGCAAGCGGATCACCAACCAAGCTATCGGCGATGTGGTGGAGAAGTACTGGAAGAAGTCCGGGCTGCCAGTGCACATCACACCGCATAAACTGCGCCATAGCTTTGCCACGCATTTGCTGAACAATGGTGCCGACCTACGCAGTGTGCAGGAACTCTTGGGCCACGCCAGCCTCAGTACCACGCAGATCTATACCCATGTCTCCACTCAGCGAATGAAGGAGGTCTATGATGCCTCGCATCCGCGGGCCTGA
- a CDS encoding alpha/beta hydrolase has product MKCFLCLFTALVFTVINAKAQVKKMDPVDELAATLTPTRSVIYKKVADRELSLHVFEPDGHLSTDRRACYITIHGGGWTGGNAKRMYPFAAHYRERGLVGISVEYRLHQPKEGVTVFDCVKDARSALRYVRAHSQDFGIDPQKIIVSGGSAGGHLAVATALFADVNEAGEDTSISAEPNALVLLFPVIDCSPDGYGQVKIGKDWKKISPVHQVKAGLPPTITFHGTGDTVTPFIGAQRFHDSMLKLGNRSELVVNESGTHGYLMRDRVLLDDTFVRSDAFLTSLGLMVSR; this is encoded by the coding sequence ATGAAGTGCTTCCTTTGTCTTTTCACGGCTCTTGTTTTCACCGTTATCAACGCCAAGGCCCAAGTGAAGAAGATGGATCCCGTGGATGAGTTAGCGGCTACTCTGACGCCGACTCGCTCAGTGATTTACAAAAAGGTCGCCGATCGTGAACTGTCTCTCCATGTTTTCGAACCAGACGGGCATCTGTCAACTGACCGGCGAGCTTGTTACATCACGATCCATGGCGGCGGCTGGACAGGTGGAAATGCCAAACGCATGTATCCATTTGCGGCTCACTACAGAGAAAGGGGGCTCGTAGGTATCAGTGTGGAATATCGTCTGCATCAGCCCAAAGAAGGCGTGACTGTCTTCGACTGCGTGAAGGATGCCCGAAGTGCTTTGCGCTATGTTCGTGCGCACTCGCAAGACTTCGGGATAGATCCCCAGAAAATCATTGTCAGTGGGGGCTCTGCGGGTGGCCATCTGGCTGTGGCAACGGCTTTATTTGCGGATGTGAATGAAGCTGGGGAGGATACATCTATCTCGGCTGAGCCCAATGCACTTGTGCTTTTGTTCCCGGTGATTGACTGCTCTCCAGACGGGTATGGACAGGTCAAAATTGGCAAAGACTGGAAAAAGATTTCTCCGGTGCATCAAGTGAAAGCAGGTTTACCTCCTACCATCACCTTTCATGGTACCGGCGATACGGTGACGCCATTCATCGGTGCTCAACGGTTTCATGACTCCATGCTGAAGTTAGGAAATCGCAGTGAGCTGGTCGTCAATGAGAGCGGAACTCATGGTTACCTCATGCGAGATCGCGTTTTATTGGACGATACTTTCGTTCGCAGTGATGCATTTTTGACCTCGTTAGGACTGATGGTTTCACGCTGA
- a CDS encoding RNA polymerase sigma factor: MNSFVLSPLLEFAGMSALREFEIDPVPITKSATPRMAPAPDFKQLIDTHYQGLFRFAQSMCRREGMAEDLVQQTFLQWARKGHTLRDLDKVKTWLYTTLYREWLAVARREKKHEHVEFEAELHGSTLDLPEEDPPTLDSATLHRALDAMEEHYRAPLVLFYLRELSYRDIAETLDLPIGTVMSRLSRAKDSLRRILQQTGTTDLKPRS; encoded by the coding sequence ATGAACTCCTTCGTTCTTTCGCCCCTGCTTGAATTCGCCGGGATGTCGGCCTTACGTGAGTTTGAAATTGACCCCGTACCGATAACGAAGTCTGCTACTCCTCGCATGGCCCCAGCGCCCGATTTTAAGCAACTCATTGATACTCACTATCAAGGGCTTTTCCGCTTCGCCCAAAGCATGTGTCGGCGCGAAGGCATGGCTGAAGATCTTGTTCAGCAGACTTTTCTACAATGGGCTCGCAAAGGCCATACATTGCGAGACTTGGATAAGGTTAAAACTTGGCTTTACACCACCTTGTATCGAGAGTGGTTGGCTGTTGCCCGCCGAGAAAAGAAGCATGAGCACGTTGAGTTTGAGGCAGAGCTTCATGGTAGCACCCTAGACCTTCCGGAAGAAGACCCGCCCACACTAGACTCGGCCACATTGCATCGGGCTCTTGATGCCATGGAAGAACACTATCGTGCTCCTTTGGTTTTATTTTATCTGCGAGAATTGTCGTATCGCGATATTGCAGAAACGCTGGATCTTCCAATCGGAACCGTAATGTCACGGCTGTCACGGGCGAAGGATTCCTTGCGGCGTATCCTCCAGCAGACAGGAACAACCGATTTGAAACCCCGCTCATGA
- a CDS encoding LamG domain-containing protein gives MNVLCPLSFLTLISLNLLALEDQPTLMTSRGKLLVNEDFAQPLKPFDGKSNGFASGFSGWRWNAVPRGGKWAVEEGVFTGRETAEVKHPATASYGFMYKDVIIQCQVRMNDVPLAGRKYRSLSVRTVDAKDYVCSIHLSEGGFRITKDDNDHAGPDKAVPLGAAKTPLKLDEWHTVVFEVLGNEMLATVDGKSLTGSHELIDRQKHSLMFVVGVEGSVRHLKVWEAFPNADWPLNKTKIQASTLKP, from the coding sequence ATGAATGTTCTTTGCCCCCTTTCTTTTCTCACGCTGATCTCATTGAATTTGCTGGCCTTGGAGGATCAACCGACCCTCATGACCAGCCGTGGTAAGTTGCTGGTGAATGAAGATTTCGCTCAACCTCTGAAGCCCTTCGATGGTAAGTCCAACGGCTTCGCTTCAGGTTTTTCGGGCTGGCGCTGGAATGCGGTGCCCCGTGGTGGCAAATGGGCGGTGGAGGAAGGCGTTTTTACCGGGCGTGAAACGGCTGAAGTGAAACACCCGGCTACGGCTTCTTATGGATTCATGTATAAAGATGTCATCATCCAATGCCAAGTGCGGATGAACGATGTGCCTCTCGCGGGTCGCAAGTACCGTAGTTTGAGTGTGCGCACGGTGGATGCGAAGGATTATGTGTGCAGTATCCACCTGAGTGAAGGTGGCTTTCGCATCACCAAGGATGATAACGATCACGCCGGCCCAGATAAGGCAGTTCCGCTTGGAGCAGCTAAAACACCTTTAAAACTCGATGAGTGGCACACCGTCGTCTTTGAAGTACTAGGCAATGAAATGCTGGCAACAGTGGATGGCAAGAGCCTCACCGGGAGTCACGAGTTGATTGATCGCCAAAAACACAGTCTCATGTTCGTTGTGGGTGTGGAGGGTAGTGTGCGTCATCTGAAAGTTTGGGAGGCTTTTCCCAATGCAGACTGGCCTCTAAACAAAACTAAAATTCAAGCCTCTACTTTAAAACCCTGA
- a CDS encoding TIGR03943 family putative permease subunit, with amino-acid sequence MSGTRTLIHLISVALLLLWSAVLLYFHYSGRVNEYLPGDGIFRPMVLYTGIGLAIMGLFNLLTMGSEVAGCEGHDHGTGGCGHDHSHDKGCGHDHGKEAKSGCCGGHDHDHAHSHAHHEGCGHDHGHTHHACDHDHDHTHAHVHSHTHDHHGHGILEESGWTGRLVAILILAAPITWAAIQSPDRYSANAVLNKGVYNQNYNSTARADEFTLRGDGSKPSRATPKPVPLPDTPLPAPEKFNDPEAVAKASSAPPKEAQSYGSFTLEDLKQQIEQNSKGEFVLQVPEIYYTGGDLEVQRVITGQPIETTAQVLPEKVNNANGHRLRIFRMLVQCCAADARPYSVPVDFGKKAPDFKEMTWVKISGIMSYEKDGDQTIPVIKATHIEETTAPDNTMIY; translated from the coding sequence ATGAGCGGAACCCGTACTTTAATCCACCTCATCAGTGTTGCCCTGCTTCTTCTCTGGAGTGCAGTCCTGCTCTATTTCCACTACTCTGGCCGTGTGAACGAATACCTTCCGGGTGACGGAATCTTCCGCCCGATGGTGCTTTATACAGGCATCGGATTGGCCATCATGGGTTTATTTAATTTGCTAACGATGGGCTCTGAAGTCGCCGGTTGTGAAGGTCACGACCATGGCACCGGCGGCTGTGGTCACGATCATAGCCATGATAAAGGCTGTGGGCATGATCATGGCAAAGAAGCGAAATCTGGCTGCTGTGGAGGGCACGACCATGACCACGCTCATTCGCATGCCCATCACGAAGGCTGCGGGCATGACCATGGACACACTCATCATGCTTGCGATCACGATCATGACCACACTCATGCCCACGTCCACAGTCACACGCATGATCACCATGGGCATGGTATCTTGGAAGAAAGTGGCTGGACCGGGCGGCTGGTAGCCATTCTCATCCTCGCAGCTCCGATCACCTGGGCCGCCATACAATCTCCAGACCGTTACAGTGCGAATGCGGTGCTGAACAAAGGGGTGTACAACCAAAACTACAACTCGACCGCACGGGCGGATGAATTCACTCTGCGTGGTGACGGCTCAAAACCAAGCCGTGCGACTCCAAAACCTGTTCCATTACCCGACACCCCTCTTCCGGCCCCAGAGAAATTCAATGATCCAGAAGCCGTCGCTAAAGCATCTTCGGCTCCACCAAAAGAAGCCCAGAGTTATGGCAGCTTCACGCTGGAAGATTTGAAGCAGCAGATCGAACAAAACAGCAAAGGTGAATTTGTCCTGCAAGTACCTGAAATTTATTACACGGGTGGTGACTTGGAGGTGCAGCGTGTCATCACGGGGCAGCCCATCGAAACTACCGCTCAGGTCCTGCCTGAAAAAGTGAACAATGCCAACGGTCATCGTCTGCGTATCTTCCGCATGCTCGTGCAGTGCTGCGCTGCCGATGCGCGTCCTTATTCTGTTCCTGTGGATTTTGGTAAAAAGGCGCCTGATTTCAAGGAAATGACGTGGGTCAAAATTTCAGGCATCATGAGTTATGAAAAGGATGGAGATCAGACCATTCCTGTGATTAAAGCGACCCACATCGAGGAGACCACAGCTCCAGACAATACGATGATCTATTAG
- a CDS encoding permease, with the protein MILAALPEPSPFGDVLMAFLSILFEGAPYIMIGTLLSGLIDAFLPAKLLERVLPRNKVLSTLIAGFLGLIFPVCECAVVPVIRRLVKKGLPLSCALSYMLSAPIMNPIVAVSTLTAFKEFEKVTGWATFGNATMTISRLALGYLVAVTIGLIVLRFKPAQVLKTNIAQEIEDSAAENAKGNDSKASFNARLVHAFRTAMGDFLDTGMYFTIGVIITSVFNTQVDQTLLDRVAGNELLAIPSIMGLAFVLSLCSTSDAFIAAPMASFSMAAKLAFLVFGPMMDIKLMFMYAAVFKRRMVIAMLLGTFILIAVLAGPMTLFVNDPRAFPEKSWEFITSIFSK; encoded by the coding sequence ATGATTTTAGCTGCCTTGCCCGAACCCAGTCCCTTTGGAGATGTCCTGATGGCTTTTTTGAGCATCCTTTTTGAAGGAGCTCCATACATCATGATCGGCACGCTCCTCTCGGGGCTCATTGACGCCTTTCTGCCTGCAAAATTGCTCGAACGGGTGCTGCCTAGAAACAAGGTCTTATCCACGCTTATAGCTGGCTTTTTGGGCCTGATTTTTCCCGTCTGTGAATGCGCCGTCGTTCCGGTGATTCGTAGGCTCGTGAAAAAAGGACTGCCGCTTTCCTGCGCGCTCTCTTACATGCTTTCAGCGCCAATCATGAATCCCATCGTGGCGGTAAGTACGCTGACAGCTTTCAAGGAATTCGAAAAAGTGACTGGCTGGGCTACCTTTGGCAACGCCACGATGACCATCTCACGGCTCGCTTTAGGCTATCTTGTCGCAGTTACGATCGGTCTCATCGTGTTGCGTTTTAAACCTGCCCAGGTCCTTAAAACGAACATCGCTCAAGAGATTGAAGATTCGGCCGCTGAAAACGCCAAAGGCAATGATTCAAAGGCCAGCTTTAATGCCCGGTTGGTGCATGCTTTCCGCACCGCCATGGGAGACTTCCTGGATACAGGCATGTATTTTACCATTGGCGTCATCATTACCTCCGTCTTCAACACACAGGTGGATCAGACCTTGCTGGATCGTGTGGCAGGCAATGAACTTTTGGCAATCCCATCCATCATGGGACTGGCCTTCGTATTGTCTCTATGCAGCACATCGGATGCCTTCATTGCAGCCCCTATGGCTTCCTTCTCCATGGCGGCCAAACTGGCCTTCCTCGTTTTTGGCCCGATGATGGACATCAAACTCATGTTCATGTATGCGGCTGTGTTCAAACGCCGCATGGTCATCGCCATGTTACTCGGCACGTTCATTCTCATTGCTGTCTTAGCGGGCCCTATGACCTTGTTCGTTAATGATCCTCGTGCCTTTCCTGAAAAATCCTGGGAATTTATCACCAGTATTTTTTCCAAATAG
- a CDS encoding alpha/beta hydrolase, translating into MESPGEGHQRTLPLDRNRELLKSAREEIYKTVGDISLPVYIWEPDADKAPPYPKSVAAFFFSSGWDNGQIAQFAPHCVYFASRGMMTMAFDYRITHRNHGGPLEAIADARSAMRWIRLNAVELGINPGKIVGVGGSGGAHAITSSAMLSGFDDPADILDSSPSPNALVLFNPVLDTSKKGFGLDRFPDAGVAKDANLIRAIKPGLPPMLIMHGTADRVVPFGGTYEFAKKSSKKKNFCRLIEFEGQGHGFFNFNLSFEMYEATLMAMDEFFVELGFLEPDPEAGLGKVD; encoded by the coding sequence ATGGAATCACCCGGCGAAGGTCATCAACGAACACTCCCACTCGACCGAAATCGGGAACTCCTCAAATCTGCTCGCGAAGAGATCTACAAGACTGTAGGCGATATCAGCCTGCCCGTGTATATCTGGGAACCTGATGCAGATAAGGCCCCGCCATACCCAAAATCGGTGGCGGCGTTCTTCTTTAGCAGTGGCTGGGACAATGGCCAGATCGCTCAGTTTGCGCCACACTGCGTTTACTTTGCTTCTCGCGGCATGATGACGATGGCTTTTGATTACCGGATCACTCACCGAAATCATGGGGGGCCTCTCGAAGCAATTGCAGATGCGCGCTCTGCCATGCGCTGGATTCGCCTCAATGCGGTGGAGCTTGGTATCAATCCGGGCAAGATTGTCGGTGTTGGTGGCAGTGGAGGTGCCCATGCCATCACGTCTTCTGCCATGCTCAGTGGCTTTGACGACCCTGCAGATATTCTGGATAGTAGTCCCTCTCCAAACGCGCTAGTGCTATTCAACCCGGTTCTGGATACCTCTAAGAAAGGCTTTGGTTTGGATCGCTTTCCTGATGCAGGCGTAGCTAAAGATGCCAACCTGATTCGTGCCATCAAACCGGGCTTGCCGCCGATGTTGATCATGCACGGCACGGCAGACAGAGTGGTGCCTTTCGGTGGCACCTATGAGTTTGCAAAAAAGTCTTCCAAGAAGAAAAACTTTTGCCGATTGATCGAATTTGAAGGTCAAGGGCACGGTTTCTTCAATTTCAATCTCTCCTTTGAGATGTATGAAGCCACATTGATGGCCATGGATGAGTTTTTTGTGGAGTTGGGCTTTTTAGAGCCAGATCCTGAAGCCGGCTTGGGCAAGGTGGATTGA